A window of Lacibacter sediminis contains these coding sequences:
- a CDS encoding RNA recognition motif domain-containing protein has product MNIYVSNLSFNVTDDDLRGFFESYGDVTSAKVINDKFTGRSRGFGFVEMSDDAAAKTAISELDGGMVEGRAIKVTEAKPREERSNSDRRSFSGNRSFSNNRY; this is encoded by the coding sequence ATGAACATTTATGTTTCTAACTTAAGCTTCAACGTAACTGATGATGACTTAAGAGGATTTTTTGAAAGCTATGGTGATGTAACCAGTGCTAAAGTGATCAACGACAAATTCACAGGCCGCAGCCGTGGTTTTGGATTTGTGGAAATGAGTGATGATGCAGCTGCTAAAACAGCAATCAGCGAACTCGATGGTGGTATGGTGGAAGGCCGTGCAATTAAAGTAACAGAAGCCAAACCACGTGAAGAACGCAGCAATAGCGACCGTCGTTCTTTCTCCGGTAACAGAAGCTTCAGCAATAACCGTTACTAA
- a CDS encoding 3-oxoacyl-ACP synthase III family protein, translating into MVRSKIAGIGMYVPSNVVTNNDLTKYMDTNDEWIQERTGIKERRYAHRTEETTTTMGVEAAKVAIERAGITPQDIDFIVFATLSPDYYFPGCGVLLQRAMKMKQVGALDVRNQCSGFVYAVSVADQFIKTGMYKNILVVGAEKHSFGLDFSTRGRNISVIFGDGAGAVVLQPTADENRGILSTHLHSDGSDAEILAMYNPGTHANHWKENLASFNDTEIADMFMSHAMIDNAENFPNMDGPAVFKTAVVKFPEVIMEALTANGYQATDLKLLIPHQANLRIAQFVQQKLKLRDDQVYNNIQKYGNTTAASVPIALCEAWEAGKINEGDLVCLAAFGSGFTWASALLKW; encoded by the coding sequence ATGGTTCGCAGCAAAATAGCAGGGATTGGTATGTATGTACCCTCCAACGTTGTTACAAACAACGATCTTACTAAATACATGGATACGAACGATGAATGGATACAGGAACGCACAGGTATTAAAGAACGTCGTTACGCCCATCGAACAGAAGAAACAACTACTACAATGGGGGTGGAAGCAGCAAAGGTTGCGATTGAACGTGCGGGTATTACTCCACAGGATATTGATTTTATTGTATTCGCTACATTAAGTCCCGATTATTATTTTCCCGGTTGCGGGGTGCTGTTACAGCGTGCTATGAAAATGAAACAAGTGGGTGCATTGGATGTGCGTAATCAATGTAGCGGTTTTGTTTATGCTGTTTCCGTAGCCGATCAGTTTATAAAAACGGGTATGTATAAAAACATATTAGTTGTTGGAGCAGAGAAGCATTCATTTGGATTAGACTTTAGTACAAGAGGCAGAAATATCAGTGTAATTTTCGGCGATGGTGCAGGTGCTGTTGTGTTACAACCAACAGCTGATGAGAACCGTGGCATCCTCAGCACACATTTACATAGCGACGGAAGTGATGCGGAAATTCTTGCGATGTATAACCCGGGTACGCATGCCAATCATTGGAAAGAAAATCTGGCAAGTTTTAATGATACTGAAATAGCGGATATGTTTATGAGTCATGCAATGATCGATAATGCTGAGAATTTTCCCAATATGGATGGCCCGGCTGTATTTAAAACAGCCGTGGTGAAATTTCCGGAAGTAATTATGGAAGCGCTTACTGCTAACGGTTATCAAGCAACGGATCTGAAACTGTTGATACCTCACCAGGCAAACCTGCGCATAGCACAATTTGTTCAACAGAAACTAAAACTCAGAGACGACCAGGTGTATAACAATATTCAGAAGTACGGTAACACAACAGCAGCATCGGTACCAATTGCATTATGCGAGGCATGGGAAGCTGGTAAAATAAACGAAGGTGATCTTGTGTGTCTTGCAGCTTTTGGCAGTGGCTTTACCTGGGCCAGTGCTTTATTGAAATGGTAA
- a CDS encoding ABC-F family ATP-binding cassette domain-containing protein: MISARNITLSYGKRVLFDEVNINFSKGNCYGVIGANGAGKSTFLKILSGEIEPNKGTVEITPGERMAVLKQNHFEFDEQTVLNTVLMGHKKMWEVMQEKDAIYLKPDFSEEDGMRAGELEGEFGEMGGYTAESDAAAFLSGLGIKEEYLQSLMKEIPSNLKVRVLLAQALFGNPDILLLDEPTNGLDIETIGWLENFLADYENIVLVVSHDRHFLDAVCTHVADVDRSKIKVFTGNYSFWYESSQLMARQMGDKNKKTEEKRQALLDFIARFSANASKSKQATSRKKALEKLTIEEIEPSNRKYPGIIFQPLREVGNQILNVENLKKSIDGRVLFDKVNFTVNKGDKIAIVSKDPLAVTHFFDIINAEEIADHGAYEWGSTITKAYLPVEHNSFFTEGLNLMEWLRQYVPSHVTDADEPFLRGFLGKMLFSGDDIMKKTNVLSGGEKVRCMVSKMMMQNPNVIILDQPTNHLDLESIQSFNEQCIEYKGVVLLTSHDHTFMHTTANRIIELTPGGIIDKLTTFDEYLEDARVKQLQQELYGEAVTA, from the coding sequence ATGATCAGTGCAAGAAATATAACCCTCTCCTACGGTAAGCGGGTGTTGTTCGATGAAGTGAATATCAACTTCAGCAAGGGCAATTGTTACGGTGTAATTGGCGCCAACGGTGCCGGCAAGAGTACCTTTTTAAAGATCCTCAGCGGCGAAATTGAACCCAACAAAGGAACCGTTGAAATTACCCCCGGCGAACGCATGGCGGTATTGAAACAGAACCACTTCGAGTTCGATGAGCAAACGGTGTTGAACACGGTTCTCATGGGCCACAAGAAAATGTGGGAAGTGATGCAGGAAAAAGATGCGATCTACCTGAAACCCGATTTCAGCGAAGAAGACGGTATGCGTGCAGGTGAACTGGAAGGCGAATTCGGTGAAATGGGTGGTTACACAGCCGAAAGTGACGCTGCCGCATTTTTAAGCGGGCTGGGTATTAAAGAAGAATATCTCCAGAGTTTGATGAAGGAAATTCCCAGTAACCTGAAAGTGAGAGTGTTATTGGCGCAGGCATTGTTTGGTAACCCCGACATTCTGTTGCTCGATGAACCGACCAACGGTTTGGATATTGAAACAATCGGCTGGTTGGAGAACTTCCTGGCTGATTATGAAAATATTGTATTGGTGGTGAGTCATGATCGTCACTTTCTTGATGCTGTTTGTACGCATGTGGCCGATGTGGACCGTTCAAAGATTAAAGTCTTCACCGGTAACTATAGCTTCTGGTACGAAAGCAGCCAATTGATGGCACGCCAGATGGGCGACAAAAACAAGAAAACAGAAGAGAAACGCCAGGCTTTGCTCGACTTTATTGCCCGATTCAGTGCAAACGCTTCTAAAAGTAAGCAGGCCACTTCCCGTAAGAAAGCTTTGGAAAAACTCACGATTGAGGAAATTGAACCATCAAACAGAAAATACCCCGGTATTATTTTTCAGCCATTGCGTGAAGTAGGAAACCAGATCCTGAATGTCGAAAATCTGAAAAAGTCAATTGATGGCCGTGTGCTTTTCGATAAAGTAAACTTTACAGTTAACAAAGGCGATAAGATCGCTATCGTAAGTAAAGATCCTTTGGCGGTCACTCATTTCTTCGATATTATTAATGCAGAAGAAATTGCTGATCACGGTGCTTACGAATGGGGATCAACCATTACAAAAGCATATTTGCCTGTTGAACACAACAGCTTCTTTACCGAAGGGTTGAATTTGATGGAATGGTTGCGTCAATATGTGCCCAGTCATGTAACTGATGCAGATGAACCTTTTCTTCGTGGATTTTTAGGCAAGATGTTGTTTAGTGGTGATGATATTATGAAGAAGACCAATGTGCTGAGTGGTGGTGAAAAAGTGCGTTGTATGGTTAGTAAAATGATGATGCAGAATCCGAACGTAATTATATTAGATCAGCCAACCAACCATCTTGACCTGGAAAGTATTCAAAGCTTCAACGAACAATGTATAGAATATAAAGGTGTGGTGTTATTAACATCGCATGATCACACGTTCATGCATACAACAGCTAATCGTATTATTGAGTTAACGCCTGGCGGTATCATCGATAAACTTACAACCTTTGATGAATACCTGGAAGATGCAAGAGTAAAACAACTGCAGCAGGAATTATATGGTGAAGCAGTCACTGCATAA
- a CDS encoding carboxymuconolactone decarboxylase family protein — translation MSNLVQKFNDYRTKMNEVILSKDNLVIKRLWNLDTNTYAEGALSTQTKEMLGLVASMVLRCDDCIKYHLGKCHEEGISTEQMYEIFAVANIVGGTIVIPHTRRAAEYWEELISK, via the coding sequence ATGAGCAATCTTGTACAAAAGTTTAATGACTATCGCACCAAAATGAATGAGGTGATCTTGAGCAAAGACAACCTTGTGATCAAACGCCTTTGGAACCTCGATACTAATACTTATGCTGAAGGTGCCCTTTCAACCCAAACAAAAGAAATGCTGGGTCTGGTTGCCAGCATGGTATTACGCTGTGATGACTGCATCAAATATCATCTCGGCAAATGTCATGAAGAGGGGATCAGTACCGAACAGATGTATGAGATCTTTGCCGTGGCAAATATAGTTGGTGGCACAATCGTGATTCCGCACACAAGAAGAGCCGCAGAATATTGGGAAGAATTAATATCGAAATGA
- a CDS encoding 3-keto-disaccharide hydrolase, which produces MIRSILMIAAMGLFASCNNEGETSNTNDTSTAELPAATPPLLTDEEVKDGWVSLFDGQTTKGWHKYGGTSAGNAWKVVDGTLHLDTSVRQDGKIVDGGDILTDEEYENFHLKIEWKISPNGNSGIIFLSNEDTAKFKHPYESGPEMQVLDNNGHPDAKINKHRAGDLYDLISATPETVKPVGEWNLAEIIIKDGKLEHRLNGVTVVTTTMWDDNWTKMIAASKFKQWPGFGTFKKGKIVLQDHDNAVWFRNIKIKKL; this is translated from the coding sequence ATGATTCGTTCAATTTTAATGATTGCAGCCATGGGTTTATTTGCTTCCTGTAATAATGAAGGCGAAACTTCAAACACAAATGATACCTCAACAGCAGAACTACCTGCCGCAACACCACCTCTATTAACTGATGAGGAAGTGAAGGATGGTTGGGTATCGCTATTCGACGGACAAACTACCAAAGGATGGCACAAGTATGGCGGCACGTCGGCTGGCAATGCATGGAAAGTGGTGGATGGCACATTGCATCTTGATACTTCAGTAAGACAAGATGGAAAAATAGTTGACGGCGGTGATATCCTTACTGATGAAGAATATGAAAACTTTCATTTAAAAATTGAGTGGAAGATCTCTCCAAACGGAAACAGCGGTATCATTTTTCTTTCTAACGAGGATACGGCAAAGTTTAAGCATCCCTATGAATCAGGTCCTGAAATGCAGGTGCTGGATAACAATGGGCATCCCGATGCAAAGATCAACAAGCACCGTGCAGGTGATTTGTATGATTTGATTTCCGCTACACCGGAGACAGTAAAGCCTGTTGGCGAATGGAACCTTGCAGAGATCATTATTAAAGATGGCAAACTTGAACATCGTTTGAATGGTGTTACAGTTGTAACCACCACCATGTGGGATGACAACTGGACAAAGATGATCGCAGCAAGCAAGTTTAAACAATGGCCCGGCTTCGGTACATTTAAAAAAGGAAAGATCGTATTGCAGGATCATGATAATGCAGTATGGTTCAGGAATATCAAGATCAAGAAATTGTAA
- a CDS encoding 2-oxoacid:ferredoxin oxidoreductase subunit beta, which yields MSEVTTAPALTAKDFATDQEVRWCPGCGDYSILAQVQKVMPTLGIPKENIVIVSGIGCSSRFPYYMNTYGMHSIHGRATAVASGLKAARPELSVWIVTGDGDGLSIGGNHTIHLLRRNFDVNILLFNNQIYGLTKGQYSPTSEEKKVTKSTPMGSIDHPFNPLALAMGADATFIARSMDRDPKHLQETLIRSQQHKGASFLEIYQNCNIFNDGAFEVFTEKSSKQDETLFLTHGEPLVFGAAKNKGIKLDGFSPVIVNLDEGFSKDDLWIHNEKDFYKAQILVRMFDDPRIAGHLPRPFGVFYETERACYEDVMQLQIDEAIGTKGVGNLDKLLRGNEVWEIMA from the coding sequence ATGAGTGAAGTAACGACCGCCCCTGCCCTTACCGCTAAGGATTTTGCAACCGACCAGGAAGTTCGCTGGTGCCCGGGTTGTGGTGATTATTCCATTTTAGCACAGGTACAGAAAGTGATGCCAACACTTGGTATCCCCAAAGAAAATATAGTGATCGTAAGTGGTATCGGCTGCAGCAGTCGTTTCCCCTATTATATGAATACGTATGGTATGCATTCGATCCATGGTCGTGCAACTGCAGTTGCCAGCGGATTAAAAGCAGCAAGACCTGAACTGAGTGTATGGATCGTTACCGGCGATGGTGATGGCTTGAGTATTGGTGGTAATCATACGATCCATTTGTTACGCCGCAACTTTGATGTAAATATTCTTTTGTTCAATAATCAGATCTATGGGTTAACAAAGGGTCAGTATTCACCTACCTCTGAGGAAAAGAAAGTGACCAAGAGTACACCAATGGGTAGTATAGATCATCCGTTCAATCCGTTGGCTTTGGCTATGGGTGCCGATGCAACATTTATTGCACGCAGCATGGATCGTGACCCTAAACATTTACAGGAAACGCTCATCCGCAGTCAGCAGCATAAAGGTGCATCCTTCCTTGAAATTTATCAGAACTGTAACATTTTTAACGATGGAGCATTTGAAGTGTTTACTGAAAAATCAAGCAAGCAGGATGAAACATTATTCCTTACACATGGTGAGCCATTAGTGTTTGGTGCTGCAAAAAATAAAGGGATCAAGCTTGATGGCTTTAGTCCGGTCATCGTTAACCTCGATGAAGGATTTAGCAAAGATGATCTGTGGATCCATAATGAAAAAGATTTTTACAAAGCACAGATATTGGTACGCATGTTTGATGATCCTCGTATTGCCGGTCATTTACCTCGTCCATTTGGTGTGTTTTACGAAACGGAGCGTGCCTGCTACGAAGATGTGATGCAACTACAGATTGATGAAGCCATCGGAACCAAAGGAGTTGGCAATCTCGATAAACTCTTACGTGGTAATGAAGTGTGGGAAATCATGGCATGA
- a CDS encoding c-type cytochrome, whose protein sequence is MKKILFTSAVMLALIACGGAGTENKEQPKEEAKQEAEATPPSPSDNPDYEKGLALVAKPENLCLTCHKIDEKVIGPAYRDVANKYEATEANIKMLAEKVVKGGSGVWGDVAMPPNAAVNIADAEQMVKYILLLKNK, encoded by the coding sequence ATGAAAAAGATTTTATTTACCTCAGCTGTTATGCTTGCACTAATTGCCTGTGGTGGCGCCGGTACAGAAAATAAAGAGCAACCAAAAGAAGAAGCAAAGCAGGAAGCAGAAGCAACTCCTCCTTCGCCAAGTGATAATCCTGATTATGAAAAAGGTCTTGCCCTTGTTGCCAAACCTGAAAACCTTTGTTTAACCTGTCATAAGATCGATGAAAAAGTAATTGGCCCTGCTTACCGTGATGTAGCAAATAAATATGAAGCAACAGAAGCAAATATTAAAATGCTTGCGGAGAAAGTAGTGAAAGGTGGTAGCGGTGTATGGGGTGATGTGGCTATGCCGCCAAATGCTGCAGTAAATATTGCTGACGCAGAACAAATGGTAAAATATATTCTGTTACTTAAAAACAAATAA
- a CDS encoding T9SS type A sorting domain-containing protein, with protein sequence MKQKFTPVICAIVIALTFLSNNIFAQSLLTGEYPGAYESLLGVRYRKMNFGNSNQSAAVFTGIPDLTNGNKATGDLTYGTAGSFSFTITFNSGNNTFTTVTTVNGNPTSSSFANVSGNLSSAGKIASANNINMLTLAIKTPNNGTITVSDLTIDGMPIIGSYTRSNSNGTSNWYMPSSALTGGFVVTGTVTMSGTMGNGNEAQLVELGFANSSSAPGPLPVVWGGFAGKRVNSATVGLQWRTLQEQNASHYNVQRSEDGIRFRTIGMVMAQGTTASITDYTFNDKNATGTMYYYRLQQVDFDGSIDYSSIIKQGNGGQQTLVGGLGSNKIMVQFFSNDTRNLRIVNNSGIIVKQINSTTQQQVLDVNNLPVGVYALQIINSDGTSEVHRFVK encoded by the coding sequence ATGAAACAAAAATTTACCCCCGTAATTTGTGCAATTGTTATTGCCCTCACTTTTCTCTCAAACAACATTTTCGCCCAATCTTTATTAACTGGTGAGTATCCAGGAGCTTATGAATCTCTTTTGGGTGTTCGTTACCGTAAAATGAATTTTGGAAACAGTAACCAAAGTGCTGCAGTATTTACAGGTATTCCTGATCTTACAAACGGCAACAAAGCAACAGGCGATTTAACTTATGGCACTGCCGGTTCGTTTTCATTCACCATTACGTTTAACAGCGGCAACAACACATTCACAACTGTAACAACCGTTAACGGCAACCCTACAAGCTCATCATTCGCAAACGTGTCTGGTAATTTATCAAGTGCCGGTAAGATTGCTTCTGCAAACAATATTAATATGTTGACATTGGCTATTAAAACGCCAAACAACGGAACTATAACCGTATCTGATCTTACAATCGATGGGATGCCTATCATCGGTAGCTATACCCGCAGCAACTCAAACGGTACTTCAAACTGGTATATGCCATCATCGGCTTTAACCGGCGGTTTTGTGGTTACAGGTACAGTTACCATGTCTGGAACAATGGGTAACGGTAATGAAGCTCAATTAGTAGAATTAGGTTTTGCTAATTCATCTTCAGCTCCTGGTCCTCTTCCTGTAGTTTGGGGTGGTTTTGCAGGTAAACGTGTAAACAGTGCAACTGTTGGTTTACAGTGGAGAACATTACAAGAACAAAATGCATCACACTACAATGTACAACGTTCTGAAGATGGTATCCGTTTCCGTACGATTGGTATGGTAATGGCGCAAGGTACTACTGCTTCAATTACTGATTATACTTTCAATGATAAGAACGCAACCGGTACGATGTATTACTACCGTTTGCAACAGGTTGATTTTGATGGCAGCATTGACTACTCTTCAATCATTAAACAAGGTAACGGTGGTCAACAAACTTTGGTTGGTGGTTTAGGCAGCAACAAGATCATGGTTCAGTTCTTCAGCAACGATACCCGTAACCTCCGCATCGTGAACAACAGCGGTATCATCGTAAAACAAATCAACAGCACTACACAGCAACAGGTGTTAGATGTAAATAATCTGCCTGTAGGTGTGTACGCTTTACAAATCATAAACAGCGACGGTACTTCAGAAGTACACCGCTTTGTAAAATAA